One Paenibacillus crassostreae DNA segment encodes these proteins:
- a CDS encoding homocysteine synthase, producing MSEEQRLSFETLAVHAGQEIDPTTLSRAVPLYQTTSYGFQDSEHAANLFALKEFGNIYTRIMNPTTDVFEQRIAALEGGAGALATASGQAAITFSILNIAGAGDEIVSSSSLYGGTYNLFANTLAKLGIKVHFVDSNNPENFRAAITDKTKALYAETIGNPQGSILDVEAVANIAHEHGIPLIVDNTFPSPYLLRPIEHGADIVVHSATKFIGGHGTSIGGVIVDGGKFDWKASGRFPGLTEPDPSYNGVVYTEAVGPIAYIIKARVQLLRDMGSSISPFNSWMLLQGLETLHLRMERHSENTLKVAQYLENHENVEWVSYAGLPSHPSYDLAQKYLPNGQGAILTFGIKGGTDAGRKLIESVKLFSHLANVGDSKSLIIHPASTTHAQLSEEKQLSAGVRPEMIRLSVGTENIRDILHDLEQAIQASQNK from the coding sequence ATGTCCGAAGAACAACGTTTATCGTTTGAGACCTTGGCTGTTCATGCAGGTCAGGAGATTGATCCTACTACACTGTCACGAGCTGTTCCACTTTATCAGACAACTTCTTATGGGTTTCAAGATAGTGAACATGCAGCTAACTTGTTCGCACTTAAGGAGTTTGGTAATATCTACACGCGGATCATGAACCCTACCACTGATGTTTTCGAGCAACGTATTGCAGCCCTCGAAGGAGGAGCAGGTGCACTAGCAACTGCTTCCGGACAAGCTGCCATCACATTCTCGATTCTTAATATCGCAGGTGCCGGAGATGAAATTGTATCTTCGTCCAGTCTATATGGAGGAACATATAATCTGTTTGCTAATACACTAGCGAAGTTAGGGATCAAGGTGCATTTCGTAGATTCAAATAATCCTGAGAATTTCCGTGCAGCGATTACGGATAAGACGAAGGCTCTTTATGCGGAGACGATTGGTAATCCTCAAGGAAGCATTCTTGATGTAGAAGCGGTAGCGAACATTGCTCACGAACATGGTATACCTCTTATTGTAGATAATACGTTTCCAAGTCCCTACTTACTTCGTCCCATCGAACATGGTGCTGATATTGTTGTTCACTCAGCAACAAAGTTCATTGGAGGTCATGGTACTTCCATAGGTGGTGTTATTGTTGACGGAGGTAAGTTCGATTGGAAAGCTAGTGGAAGATTTCCTGGTCTTACAGAACCGGATCCAAGCTACAATGGCGTAGTCTATACTGAAGCCGTTGGACCTATTGCGTATATCATTAAAGCTCGAGTTCAATTGTTAAGAGATATGGGTTCATCGATATCACCATTCAACTCTTGGATGCTTTTACAGGGTCTAGAGACGCTACATCTACGGATGGAACGCCATAGTGAGAACACCCTTAAGGTGGCTCAATATCTTGAGAATCATGAAAATGTAGAATGGGTTAGTTATGCAGGTCTTCCGAGTCATCCTTCATATGATTTAGCTCAGAAATATTTACCTAACGGTCAAGGTGCAATTCTGACTTTTGGAATTAAGGGTGGCACAGATGCAGGACGAAAATTGATTGAGAGTGTGAAGTTGTTCTCTCATTTGGCGAATGTTGGTGACTCGAAGTCATTGATCATTCATCCTGCTAGCACAACGCACGCACAATTATCTGAAGAAAAACAATTATCAGCAGGTGTTAGACCAGAAATGATTCGATTGTCTGTCGGCACAGAGAATATTCGTGATATCCTACATGATTTGGAACAAGCGATTCAAGCAAGTCAAAATAAATAA
- a CDS encoding heavy metal translocating P-type ATPase, producing MENTQRASSRMRFNTSNAPNPNKKRKLDLRNLLRNNEVLAAIGSGSMTLIAWSVGHSNEYLSIILYVIAYALGGWITAKEGIKTLIQERDLDVNLLMIAAALGAASIGYWNEGALLIFIFALSGALESYTMDRSKKDISSLMALKPETALRIENGDMVEVKIDQLQIGNLFLVKPGELISADGCVQRGNSAVNQASITGESIPMDKTPGDEVFAGTVNGDGVLYVEVTKTAESTVFAKIIKLVEEAESEVPNSQRFIKRFESIYARIVAVATLAIIILLPILFGWTWGESFYKGMVFLVVASPCALVSSIMPVMLSAISNRARRGILFKGGSHVENLALTSVVAFDKTGTLTLGTPQVTDFIVNEHVDSYELLTICASIEQLSEHPLAKAIVHKAKEEVEGLVFKEVESVQSVTGWGMSAKVDGMLWEIGKSNILDTYMVEPFWLETRESLMKQGKTVSVIMNNNNIVGLIAFQDIIRPQAAQAVKSLQDLGIKVAILTGDHEDTAQVIGRQLDVDWVFADLQPEDKLYYIKQLREQHGHVVMVGDGVNDAPALATATVGIGMGMNGSGTALEVADVVLMNDNIEEIASTIKLAQRAQRVIKQNMIFAITVILMLIISNFFADIALPFGVVGHEGSTILVILNGLRLLK from the coding sequence ATGGAGAACACACAAAGAGCATCATCAAGAATGAGATTTAATACATCGAATGCACCTAATCCCAATAAGAAGAGAAAGTTGGATTTACGGAACTTACTACGTAATAATGAAGTTCTCGCTGCTATCGGAAGTGGGTCAATGACACTGATAGCATGGTCAGTAGGACATTCGAATGAATACTTATCGATTATATTATATGTTATTGCCTATGCATTGGGTGGATGGATCACGGCTAAGGAAGGAATCAAAACGTTGATTCAAGAACGTGATCTTGATGTGAATTTACTTATGATCGCTGCAGCCTTGGGTGCGGCTTCTATTGGTTATTGGAACGAGGGTGCGCTACTCATATTTATTTTTGCATTGAGTGGAGCGCTAGAGAGTTATACGATGGATCGCAGTAAGAAAGATATTTCTTCATTAATGGCCCTTAAGCCAGAGACTGCACTTCGGATTGAGAATGGAGATATGGTAGAAGTAAAGATTGACCAACTTCAAATCGGGAATTTATTTCTCGTTAAGCCAGGTGAATTGATTTCTGCGGATGGTTGTGTGCAACGTGGTAACTCTGCTGTTAATCAAGCATCGATAACAGGTGAATCCATTCCAATGGATAAAACTCCAGGAGATGAAGTTTTTGCGGGTACGGTTAATGGGGATGGTGTACTCTATGTTGAGGTTACAAAAACAGCAGAGTCCACGGTATTTGCAAAGATAATTAAATTAGTTGAAGAAGCGGAAAGTGAAGTTCCGAATTCCCAACGTTTCATCAAACGTTTTGAATCGATCTATGCTCGGATTGTCGCTGTAGCTACATTAGCTATTATTATTCTTTTACCCATCCTATTCGGTTGGACTTGGGGTGAATCCTTTTATAAAGGGATGGTGTTTCTAGTTGTTGCTTCGCCATGTGCGCTAGTCTCATCGATTATGCCAGTCATGCTGTCGGCAATTTCGAATCGAGCTCGAAGAGGAATTCTTTTCAAAGGTGGATCTCATGTGGAGAACTTGGCATTGACGTCAGTTGTAGCATTTGATAAGACAGGGACTCTTACACTCGGTACACCTCAAGTAACGGATTTCATCGTTAATGAGCATGTGGATAGCTATGAGTTGCTTACGATATGTGCTTCGATAGAACAGTTATCTGAGCATCCATTAGCCAAGGCTATTGTACACAAAGCTAAAGAAGAGGTTGAAGGACTTGTATTCAAAGAGGTCGAATCCGTTCAATCTGTTACAGGATGGGGAATGTCAGCTAAGGTAGATGGAATGTTGTGGGAGATTGGGAAGAGTAACATACTTGATACGTATATGGTTGAACCATTTTGGTTGGAAACAAGAGAAAGCTTAATGAAGCAGGGGAAGACGGTTTCAGTGATTATGAACAATAACAACATTGTAGGTTTGATTGCCTTCCAGGATATCATTCGTCCACAGGCAGCACAAGCTGTGAAGTCTTTGCAAGATTTAGGTATTAAAGTTGCAATACTAACCGGAGATCACGAAGATACAGCTCAAGTAATTGGTAGACAGCTTGATGTCGATTGGGTTTTTGCTGATTTGCAACCAGAAGATAAATTGTATTACATCAAACAATTGAGAGAGCAACATGGGCATGTGGTTATGGTTGGTGATGGGGTGAATGATGCACCTGCATTAGCTACTGCAACGGTTGGAATCGGTATGGGTATGAATGGCAGTGGTACTGCGTTAGAAGTTGCTGATGTTGTTCTGATGAATGATAACATTGAGGAGATAGCGAGTACTATCAAGCTAGCACAACGCGCTCAAAGAGTGATCAAGCAGAATATGATATTTGCAATTACTGTTATCTTGATGCTAATCATTAGTAATTTCTTTGCAGATATTGCTCTTCCATTTGGTGTGGTAGGACATGAAGGAAGCACTATTCTAGTTATATTAAACGGATTACGCCTGCTAAAGTAA
- the deoC gene encoding deoxyribose-phosphate aldolase has protein sequence MSEQSISRIIDHTLLKADAKKEDIQKLAEEAKIHGFASVCVNPAWVAVAHEVLKDTPEVKVCTVIGFPLGASTPEVKAFEVENAIANGAGEVDMVINIGALKGQDDALVLRDIAAVVQAASGKALTKVIIETCLLTDEEKVRACKLAVEAGADFVKTSTGFSTGGATKEDISLMRATVGPNIGVKASGGVRSAEDAKVMVEAGASRIGTSGGVAIAKGEQSNSSY, from the coding sequence ATGTCAGAACAATCTATATCCCGTATTATTGATCATACGCTACTTAAGGCGGATGCAAAGAAAGAAGATATTCAAAAATTAGCTGAAGAAGCTAAAATTCATGGATTTGCATCAGTATGTGTGAATCCAGCATGGGTGGCAGTAGCTCACGAAGTTTTGAAGGATACACCAGAAGTGAAAGTATGTACAGTTATTGGATTTCCACTTGGGGCGTCTACACCTGAAGTTAAAGCATTTGAAGTGGAGAATGCGATTGCGAACGGTGCAGGTGAAGTAGATATGGTGATCAATATTGGTGCTTTAAAGGGACAGGATGACGCTTTAGTATTAAGAGATATCGCAGCTGTCGTTCAAGCAGCTAGTGGAAAAGCGCTCACCAAGGTGATCATCGAGACGTGCTTACTAACAGATGAAGAAAAGGTACGTGCTTGCAAACTAGCTGTCGAAGCGGGTGCTGATTTTGTTAAAACATCTACAGGATTCTCTACTGGAGGTGCAACGAAAGAAGACATTTCATTGATGCGTGCAACAGTGGGTCCTAATATAGGTGTTAAGGCTTCAGGTGGTGTACGTAGTGCAGAAGATGCGAAAGTCATGGTTGAGGCTGGTGCATCTCGTATTGGTACAAGTGGTGGAGTCGCTATCGCTAAAGGGGAACAGTCCAATAGCAGTTATTAA
- a CDS encoding DeoR/GlpR family DNA-binding transcription regulator — protein MSPLKRHEKIMEALISGQEVTVVELSEMLQVTGKTVREDLDKLESMGLLTRVHGGAILAQNDQFGILTSKGVTEKHSQEKVQIAQHALQYIEQGDIIALDGGSTTLEIAKRLDNQPLTVITNDLFIINELTRKDQIMLVVPGGSRVRNVLVNEDAPRMISELNIHKAFISATAIHPEFGLSIYTGDLVPLKKAFIQTAQQVYGVVDHIKFGQFALRTFATCAEMDVIITDSGLPEQMAKRFSESGITLDYKSLEE, from the coding sequence ATGAGTCCCTTAAAACGACATGAAAAAATTATGGAGGCCTTAATTTCGGGGCAGGAAGTTACGGTTGTAGAATTGAGTGAGATGTTACAGGTGACAGGTAAAACTGTACGTGAGGATCTCGATAAGCTAGAAAGTATGGGACTCCTAACAAGAGTCCATGGTGGAGCAATATTAGCACAAAATGATCAATTTGGAATTCTAACTAGTAAAGGTGTTACAGAAAAGCATAGTCAAGAGAAAGTTCAAATTGCACAACATGCACTACAGTACATTGAACAGGGTGATATTATTGCGCTGGATGGTGGTAGCACGACACTGGAAATTGCTAAACGGTTGGACAATCAACCCTTGACGGTCATTACCAATGATCTATTCATCATTAATGAATTGACCAGGAAGGACCAGATTATGCTAGTCGTTCCTGGTGGATCACGTGTGCGTAACGTATTAGTGAATGAGGATGCTCCGCGTATGATTTCCGAGTTGAATATTCACAAAGCATTTATTTCGGCTACGGCTATACATCCTGAGTTTGGATTGTCGATTTACACGGGGGATTTAGTTCCTCTAAAAAAAGCATTCATTCAAACGGCGCAACAAGTATATGGTGTCGTTGATCATATTAAATTTGGCCAATTTGCACTTAGGACCTTCGCTACATGCGCTGAAATGGATGTCATTATTACGGACAGTGGACTTCCTGAACAAATGGCCAAGAGATTTAGTGAATCTGGTATTACTTTAGACTATAAATCTTTGGAGGAATAA
- the kduI gene encoding 5-dehydro-4-deoxy-D-glucuronate isomerase has product MENRYVSHPNDVKVFNTERLREEFLIDSLFATDELVTVYTHVDRFIVGSAVPVTKDIKLEVNLKDIGTDYFLERREIGIINVGSKGVVIVDGMDYEVDAKECLYIGLGVKEVVFKKNGGSQPARFYFNSSPAHKSYPTKKSTQAEATPNHLGSIASSNERTIYKYIHQDGIQSCQLVMGMTELDPGNMWNTMPSHTHNRRSEIYLYFNLPEDGVVFHMMGQPDETRHLVVRNEQAIISPSWSIHSGVGTSNYTFIWGMAGENQTFNDMDAVAMQDLR; this is encoded by the coding sequence ATGGAAAATCGCTATGTATCACATCCCAACGATGTAAAGGTGTTCAATACAGAACGTTTACGTGAGGAGTTCCTGATTGATTCTTTATTTGCTACTGATGAACTTGTGACCGTTTACACTCATGTGGATCGTTTTATTGTAGGATCAGCAGTACCTGTCACGAAGGATATAAAGCTTGAGGTGAATCTTAAGGATATTGGAACAGATTATTTCCTAGAACGTCGCGAGATTGGCATTATTAATGTAGGAAGTAAAGGTGTTGTGATTGTTGATGGTATGGATTATGAGGTGGATGCGAAAGAATGTCTATACATTGGACTTGGCGTAAAGGAAGTTGTGTTCAAGAAAAATGGGGGTTCACAACCTGCTCGTTTCTATTTCAACTCATCTCCAGCACATAAGTCATATCCAACGAAGAAATCAACGCAGGCAGAAGCTACTCCGAATCATTTGGGCAGTATTGCTTCTTCTAATGAACGGACTATTTACAAGTATATTCATCAAGATGGAATTCAAAGTTGCCAGCTTGTCATGGGTATGACAGAACTCGATCCAGGGAATATGTGGAACACTATGCCAAGTCATACGCATAATCGCCGTTCGGAAATATACTTATATTTCAATCTTCCAGAGGATGGAGTAGTATTTCATATGATGGGCCAACCGGATGAAACGCGGCACTTGGTTGTTCGAAATGAGCAGGCTATTATCTCACCAAGCTGGTCTATCCACAGTGGTGTAGGAACAAGTAACTATACATTTATTTGGGGAATGGCTGGTGAGAACCAGACATTTAATGATATGGATGCGGTAGCTATGCAAGATCTGCGTTAA
- the kduD gene encoding 2-dehydro-3-deoxy-D-gluconate 5-dehydrogenase KduD, which yields MGLFDLTGKVAVVTGGGSGLGQGMAIGFAEAGADIVSISYTDSDETVKAVENLGRKARQIKADLSDETVLEHVFNEALGFFGRVDILVNNAGIIRRVPAVDHPAKDWHDVINLNLNTVFFLCQLAGKHMIERGSGKIINVASMLSYQGGINVPGYTASKHAVAGITKSFANEWASKGIQINAIAPGYMATDNTSALRADEGRSKDILARIPASRWGTPADLKGPAVFLASEASDYLNGHVVCVDGGWMAR from the coding sequence ATGGGATTATTCGATTTAACAGGTAAAGTTGCTGTGGTTACTGGGGGCGGGAGTGGTCTTGGTCAAGGAATGGCTATTGGATTCGCAGAGGCTGGGGCAGATATTGTATCTATCTCTTATACAGATAGTGATGAAACGGTAAAAGCTGTAGAAAACCTAGGACGTAAAGCACGTCAGATCAAGGCCGATCTAAGTGATGAAACGGTATTAGAACATGTATTTAATGAGGCGCTTGGGTTCTTTGGTAGAGTAGATATTCTAGTTAATAATGCGGGAATTATACGTCGGGTACCAGCAGTTGATCACCCAGCGAAAGATTGGCATGATGTGATCAATCTTAACTTGAATACTGTATTCTTTCTTTGTCAGTTAGCAGGTAAGCATATGATCGAACGTGGTAGTGGCAAAATTATTAATGTAGCTTCAATGCTATCCTATCAGGGTGGAATTAATGTTCCAGGATATACTGCGAGTAAACATGCGGTAGCAGGAATTACGAAATCATTCGCAAATGAATGGGCATCTAAAGGTATTCAGATCAATGCGATTGCTCCAGGCTACATGGCGACAGACAATACATCAGCCCTCCGCGCTGATGAAGGTCGCTCTAAGGATATTCTAGCTCGTATTCCTGCATCACGCTGGGGAACGCCCGCTGATCTGAAGGGTCCTGCTGTATTTCTTGCATCTGAAGCATCGGATTATTTGAATGGTCACGTCGTTTGCGTAGACGGTGGATGGATGGCACGATAA
- the trxB gene encoding thioredoxin-disulfide reductase, with amino-acid sequence MYKSIIVGTGPAGLTAAIYLARANMKPLIIEGPQPGGQLTTTTEIENFPGFPDGIMGPELMDNMRKQAERFGAEFRTGWVNSVELNERPFKLNVEGIGELVTETLILSTGATAKYLGIPGEQDNIGRGVSTCATCDGFFFRGKDIVVIGGGDSALEEANFLTRFASKVTIVNRREELRASKIMQDRVRENSKVEWSLNRTPLEVIAGDRGVNALKVLNNQTGQEELLEASGVFVAIGHHPNTAFLGGSITTDDNGYIVVKPGTSETNIPGVFACGDVQDTKYRQAITAAGSGCMAAMDCEKYIENLK; translated from the coding sequence ATGTACAAATCAATTATTGTAGGAACTGGACCGGCAGGGTTAACTGCTGCGATTTATTTGGCACGTGCTAATATGAAGCCATTAATTATTGAAGGGCCTCAACCAGGAGGACAATTAACAACCACAACTGAAATCGAAAATTTCCCAGGATTCCCTGATGGAATAATGGGTCCTGAATTAATGGATAATATGCGTAAGCAAGCTGAACGCTTCGGTGCGGAATTCCGTACAGGTTGGGTAAATAGTGTGGAACTGAATGAGCGTCCATTCAAACTGAATGTAGAAGGAATTGGTGAGCTAGTTACAGAAACACTTATTCTATCTACCGGAGCTACTGCTAAATACTTGGGTATTCCAGGGGAACAAGATAATATTGGTCGTGGGGTAAGTACATGTGCAACCTGTGACGGATTCTTCTTTCGTGGTAAAGATATCGTGGTTATTGGTGGTGGGGACTCAGCTCTTGAAGAAGCGAACTTCCTTACTAGATTTGCTTCAAAAGTAACGATAGTGAACCGCCGCGAGGAATTACGTGCATCGAAAATTATGCAAGATCGTGTTCGCGAGAACAGTAAAGTGGAATGGTCACTTAATCGTACTCCGCTTGAAGTAATTGCGGGAGATCGAGGAGTTAATGCTCTTAAAGTGCTAAATAATCAAACAGGCCAAGAGGAATTACTCGAAGCAAGTGGGGTGTTTGTAGCGATTGGGCATCATCCGAATACAGCATTTCTAGGTGGCAGTATCACTACAGATGACAATGGATATATTGTGGTTAAACCAGGAACATCTGAAACGAATATCCCAGGTGTATTTGCTTGTGGTGATGTTCAGGATACAAAATACAGACAAGCGATTACTGCTGCAGGAAGTGGTTGTATGGCAGCTATGGATTGCGAGAAATATATCGAGAATCTGAAATAA
- a CDS encoding sugar phosphate isomerase/epimerase family protein, producing MMQLGILAHIFGKQPYADLAKSVATHGFSYVQLALSKALSDIDSTYGKLSPGLANTIGEAFDQQGVRIAVLGCYIDPVNPNKEQRRMDLNRFKEHLRYARDFGCSMVATETGNLNTYQSTFPDRFEEMGWKIFRESMEELTEEAEKWGVHIAVEPVSVHTVHSKEHTLRLFEEIPSSNLGLLFDPCNMMKIEHVEDQASFLHGIFQDLYSRMIMIHSKDVAFSADQVKGNPVPGKGILDYPLFFELLQTYTPHIDISLEGVTAEQSTQASTYLREIWNSVSRSFQM from the coding sequence ATGATGCAATTGGGAATTCTTGCTCATATATTTGGTAAACAGCCTTATGCAGATTTAGCGAAATCTGTTGCTACTCATGGGTTCTCATATGTTCAGCTAGCATTATCTAAAGCACTCTCTGATATTGATTCCACATATGGAAAGTTGAGTCCTGGCTTAGCTAATACAATAGGAGAAGCGTTCGATCAGCAAGGTGTTAGGATTGCAGTTTTGGGATGCTATATTGATCCTGTGAACCCTAATAAGGAACAACGCCGAATGGACTTGAACCGGTTTAAGGAGCATCTTCGCTATGCTCGTGACTTCGGGTGCAGTATGGTCGCCACAGAGACTGGAAATTTGAATACCTATCAATCAACATTTCCGGATCGTTTCGAAGAAATGGGATGGAAGATCTTCCGTGAGAGTATGGAGGAACTGACAGAGGAAGCAGAGAAGTGGGGCGTTCATATTGCTGTTGAACCAGTATCAGTGCATACGGTGCATTCGAAAGAGCATACGCTCCGTTTGTTCGAGGAGATACCGTCATCAAATCTAGGTTTATTATTTGATCCTTGTAATATGATGAAGATCGAACATGTGGAAGATCAGGCGAGCTTCTTACATGGGATATTTCAAGACTTATATTCAAGGATGATCATGATTCATAGTAAAGATGTTGCGTTCTCTGCTGATCAAGTCAAGGGTAACCCTGTTCCAGGGAAGGGGATATTGGATTATCCATTATTCTTTGAACTGTTACAAACGTATACTCCTCATATTGATATTTCTCTTGAAGGGGTTACTGCTGAACAGTCAACTCAAGCTTCTACTTATTTAAGAGAAATATGGAACAGTGTGAGTCGATCTTTCCAAATGTAA
- a CDS encoding glycosyl hydrolase family 95 catalytic domain-containing protein encodes MTADRKKSWVMSYLKPASKWEEALPLGNGRMGAMVYGGIVKEEFQLNEDTLWSGFPRDSVQYNSLRYLNKSRALINEGKYKEAENLINTHMLGKDSEAYQPMGHLIMEQEGLVDVQDYRRELDLSTGISHTSFQSGDTRYIRESFISAVDQVMVVTLSAKGSAKINVKAMLESPHQPRISVKEDQTVVLKGRCPSHIESNYFRDHPQSILFEEGLGVGFELHIKAVAQGGTLSLTNNVLHVHDAESVTFYMTAVSEFEKFDVMPGSTGKDIDEVCSNVLRQAIRIGERACYDRHVKDHTELFGRVDLHLGSSTNSILPTDVRLKAYQDGEQDSELEALYFQYGRYLLMASSRPGTQAANLQGIWNNSMEPPWGSEYTTNINTEMNYWLAEIGNLSECHEPLFDLIENLSTTGRRTANVNYQARGWAAHHNVDIWGQSTPSGGDASWAFWPMGGVWLTSHLWEHYLFTGDNEFLKNKAYPVMMGAARFCLDWLVEGPEGYLVTNPSTSPENKFLTPEGEPCSVSMASTMDMTLIRELFTNCLEAISILGLDGDFGMEISAAYERLYPFKIGEHGQLQEWFRDFEESEPGHRHVSHLYGVYPGHEINRFETPELIQAASTSLKRRITNGGGHTGWSCAWLINLYARLLDGESAYQFVHTLLARSTHPNLFDDHPPFQIDGNFGGAAGIIEMLLQSHLNEIHLLPALPSEWSKTGYIKGVKARGGFIIDMEWEKAKPVTVCIISELGEQCNLRTNTPLVLEDGTAIGKWDSLTEQFTLQLDTTRGEKIKLMAQN; translated from the coding sequence ATGACAGCAGATAGGAAGAAAAGCTGGGTAATGTCTTATCTAAAGCCAGCTTCAAAGTGGGAAGAGGCACTTCCGCTAGGTAATGGACGTATGGGTGCTATGGTATATGGTGGAATTGTAAAAGAAGAATTTCAATTAAATGAAGATACACTTTGGTCTGGTTTTCCACGAGATAGTGTACAATACAATAGCTTACGTTATTTGAACAAATCGAGAGCATTGATTAATGAGGGTAAGTATAAAGAAGCAGAGAACTTGATTAATACACATATGTTAGGTAAAGATTCTGAAGCTTATCAACCGATGGGACATCTGATTATGGAGCAAGAGGGTCTAGTAGATGTTCAGGACTATCGACGTGAGTTAGATCTTAGTACGGGTATTTCGCATACGTCATTCCAAAGTGGGGATACCAGGTATATAAGAGAGTCGTTCATTAGTGCTGTAGATCAGGTCATGGTCGTCACTCTGAGTGCTAAAGGATCTGCAAAAATTAATGTGAAAGCAATGCTAGAAAGTCCACATCAACCTCGAATTTCGGTGAAGGAAGATCAGACCGTTGTGCTTAAAGGGCGTTGTCCAAGCCATATTGAATCGAATTATTTCAGAGATCATCCGCAGTCTATCTTATTTGAAGAAGGTCTGGGTGTAGGGTTTGAGTTACATATAAAAGCTGTTGCCCAAGGTGGAACATTGAGTTTAACGAATAATGTATTACATGTTCATGATGCAGAGTCTGTAACATTCTATATGACAGCAGTAAGTGAATTCGAGAAATTCGATGTAATGCCTGGTTCAACTGGCAAAGATATCGATGAGGTCTGTTCAAACGTATTAAGACAAGCCATACGCATTGGTGAAAGGGCATGTTATGATCGCCATGTGAAGGATCATACAGAATTGTTCGGACGTGTTGATCTGCATTTAGGTTCTAGCACGAATAGTATACTTCCAACGGATGTTCGTTTGAAGGCTTATCAAGATGGAGAACAGGATTCTGAACTTGAAGCGTTGTATTTCCAATATGGACGTTATCTACTTATGGCTAGTTCTCGTCCAGGTACACAGGCCGCTAACTTACAAGGGATATGGAATAACTCCATGGAGCCACCTTGGGGCAGTGAGTATACAACTAATATTAATACGGAAATGAACTATTGGTTAGCTGAAATTGGTAATCTTAGTGAGTGTCATGAACCACTATTCGATTTAATTGAGAATCTTTCTACCACTGGGCGTCGCACAGCGAATGTGAATTATCAGGCTCGCGGATGGGCTGCACATCATAATGTAGATATTTGGGGTCAATCTACCCCCTCTGGCGGTGATGCAAGTTGGGCTTTCTGGCCAATGGGCGGAGTTTGGTTGACATCACATCTATGGGAGCATTATCTATTTACAGGTGATAACGAATTTCTGAAGAATAAAGCTTATCCGGTAATGATGGGTGCAGCTCGATTCTGTTTGGATTGGTTGGTAGAAGGTCCTGAGGGTTATCTCGTTACGAATCCATCTACTTCACCAGAGAATAAATTTCTAACACCTGAAGGTGAGCCATGTAGTGTCTCCATGGCAAGCACGATGGATATGACATTAATACGTGAGTTGTTTACAAACTGTCTTGAAGCCATTTCTATACTCGGACTAGATGGAGATTTCGGTATGGAAATCTCAGCAGCCTATGAACGGCTATATCCATTCAAGATTGGTGAACATGGACAACTTCAAGAATGGTTCCGTGATTTCGAAGAGAGTGAACCAGGACATCGACATGTATCACATTTATATGGTGTGTATCCAGGTCATGAAATTAATCGATTTGAGACACCTGAACTAATTCAAGCAGCCTCAACTTCTCTTAAGCGTCGTATTACTAATGGTGGTGGGCATACAGGTTGGAGCTGTGCTTGGTTAATTAATCTCTATGCACGTTTGTTAGATGGGGAATCGGCATACCAATTTGTTCACACTTTATTGGCTCGATCTACACATCCGAATTTATTTGATGACCATCCACCATTCCAAATTGATGGTAATTTTGGGGGAGCTGCGGGAATCATCGAGATGTTACTTCAAAGTCATCTGAATGAGATTCATCTACTGCCTGCGCTTCCTAGTGAGTGGAGCAAAACTGGTTATATTAAAGGTGTTAAAGCTCGAGGTGGGTTCATCATTGATATGGAATGGGAGAAAGCTAAGCCAGTAACCGTTTGTATCATATCTGAACTAGGTGAACAATGTAATCTTCGCACTAATACTCCACTAGTGCTAGAGGATGGAACAGCTATTGGGAAATGGGATTCCTTAACAGAACAATTCACATTACAACTTGATACAACTAGAGGAGAAAAGATCAAGTTAATGGCACAAAATTAA